Within the Kwoniella pini CBS 10737 chromosome 8, complete sequence genome, the region CGGAGATAAGATTGACCACATTCTGGACATTTGTGGGGGCGCTAAGATGATGATCGAAGTCAGCTCATCGGTCCAATAATTCATCGACTGCTGACTCACCTCTCCTGTATGAGTCAATTCATGTTCAGCCAATCTTGCAGGTTTGAAATAAGCCTTATCGCAACCTTTAAAGTGACATTTGAATCTCCTTTCAGTCCTACAAGCAGGAGCAGAAGTTGAACGAGACCTGGATCCAGAAGCTTGAAGTGGTAAGATGTCCACTTCCTCGTCCAGACTAGGAGAAAAAACAGAAATTTCGAGTTGATTTTCAACCTTGATATCTGACTCAACCTCAGTTGGCGATATAGGATTATCAAAAGTTTGGATTAAGGGAACAGGACGAGGTGATACGAGCATCATCTTGTCCTAATAGAGTTTCAAGAAGTGAACATTTCAGCGAGACAATGATTGTAGCTTTGCCTCAAAGGCTAGGCTTGAAGTGGGCTTGGTATTTtaagaaagaatgaaagaCAAAAGGAGACTATCGAAATCCCATAAATTGCAATTTTATACGAGGGGCTATAATAATTTGGTAAGATAGGGTGTGATAATGATAAGCCCGATAGGAACAAATAATTACACGTGTAATacgtatatatatatatatatatatatatgataacGTAAGTTTACTCGCGCTTTGATCTTTACGCGTTTGCTCTTTGTGTCTCTGGTTAAAAGATAGTATAAAATggaaatcaacaaaaaaaacaaataataatattgattAACGATTGAATGGGATAATTATCAAGGACTTTTACGACCTCACCCTTTCACTTTCACAGTATCAAAATTAGACATACTCCCGAATCGATTGCAATCAAGATAGAAATACCATGTCGGTAAGTACCACTTTCAGATGGGCTGAAATATGCTTGTCGCTTTGGGTTTAACTGATGTTTGGTTTAAACAGTCGTATGAGAATGGCGCACCGACAAGAAGACCAGATATAAAGCGAAAATTAGTGGTAGTGGGGGATGGTGGTGAGTATTCAGTTCAAAAGTTATGAATTGAGCAATCATCTGAGGGTTAGAGCAGATATGACTAACAGTATGCTTTAGGTTGCGGTAAAACATGTTTATTAACGGTATATGCGGAGAATCGATTTCCAGAGGTaagatattcaaaattacatCAATCGAATTACAGATCTTTTTGAGTGATATTAGCTGACTTCTTCGTAACGTCTGATCTTAGGAATATGTTCCAACAGTATTCGAAAATTTAATAACGATGATTCCTTCACCTAATGATCCTACgaaaataattgaattagcaTTATGGGATACAGCGGGAcaagaagattttgataGATTAAGACCTTTAAGTTATAATGATACGGATGttattttaattgttttcGCTTGTAATCATCGACCAAGTTTATTAAATGTACAAGATAAGGTGAGTACGCTTTTATCCGTGTCAGGGGAAGGGAACAGACAGATAGATTGTTGGTATCTATGAGACCGACGGCGAAGTGTTCAGCTCAATATGAACGCAGAGCTGATTAATCCCTGTCTtcttatttcatttttcttttcaccaatctatcatcttgattaaCTGATTTATCTCTAATTTTGCTTCCTTTATTGCCCTCATTAGTGGTATCCCGAGATGGCACATTTCTGCGAACACGTACCAATATTATTAATATGTACAAAAACCGATTTAAGGAATGATCCACAAACACAATCACTTATGGCTGCTCAAGGTGTTCAACCAATTACATCAatagaaggagaaaaaatatcaaaagaaatagGTGCTAAGAGGTATTTAGAATGTTCTGCTAAAGAAGGATGGGGAGTTAAAGAAGTTTTCGATGCTGCTATAAAAGAAAGTTTGAGAAAAGGTAGTGGAAGAGGTAGGggtaaaggaaaaaaaTGTGTGGTATTGTAGTCCGTCAAATCTCAATAACGTCTTTTGAGTGGTGAAAGGGTTGGATAAAAGACGAGGAAGCTGAATATCATACTCCATTACTCTCACTTTAGTTGTACCTTATACTATTTTCCTGATGACAACGATAATTCACGGATCAAGTTCATACCCAGACACATGTTGATATACATTGCATCTTATATATCGGGCATATTTACAACATTGAAAGCGATTTGTTGTACAGAACCCAAGCGAAAAGTCCATATTGTCAACCCATTAGCAAATACATCCTTCCAATATGacaattgatgatatcataaattcaattgtttcttcatagcttcttctaattcatctgcttcttctgTCTCATCTTCGAAGCCTTCCTTCAGAGTCGTATCGAGTTTATTCTTAATAgtattttcactttcactttcttcatatctaatcttcaattttttattcccactttcaatcaattcatttaattcatctttccaacctaattcttctgaaaGTTCATAAATTCCTTTATCTGAATCACCTTTATAATACATAtctcttttttcatttaattttatttgagTAAATGGTCCAACAGGTTCACGATTTATAAGTAATCTTGGACAATTTAAAGGtactttatcaattaatgaaGCAAAAGGTTGAACTTGTAATGAAGTTCCAAtaataattaataaatcacATTCTTTAAGATCctatttttattttttcaaaaataaaGGAAAAATCAGTacaaaaaattgatattttttaGTTAATTAGTTTTCAGTTTTCATTCGAACATACAGGtaaaaatttaaagaatcgatcaggtaaattttcaccaaaaaaaacaatatcctatttttttttaaaatcattagctttgtatttcaaaatttgaattttattgataaatgaaaaatatggaagaaaagaaaaaaaaaagaaaaaagatttacAGGTTTTACTAAACCATTAcatttttgttgatttttttcattttcattttcattttcattttcattttcattaataaAATAATCACATTTAATtactttaccttttctcaaaccatcttttaaaattttttcacgtttaatttcttttttacaTTTTAAACAAtgtgattttgaaaaactACCATGAGattcaataattaaattttcatttaatccTGTTAAATTTTCTAAAGTATCAATATTTTGTGTAAATATTctttttaataaattttttttatttaataaatttaaaaaataatgagTTGGTGTTGgctaaaaaagaaaaaaaaattcacAACAACTTTTTATATTAGTTATTAGTcattttaaaaataataataattgatttattatgaaatatatatgaatttttGACTTCCAAGAAAAGAAACTTACAAAATATTTTCCAGgataaatttcttttgctAATTCCCAAAAAGGTTTAggattttttttaaaataatttaattcaaaaattaattctggaaaaggtaaattaaatttttttaaattattatataatCCTGTTTTAGGTGATCTAAAATCTGGAATTCCtgctgaagttgaaatacCTGCtcctaataataatattatatttttggctaaaaaatcaataaaaaaaatcaaatttgatcagtttttatttaaatatatatatatatatatagaaaataaaaatctttttttttccaaaaaaaaaaactcacctttacctaatttaattaaattagataCTTTTTTTATACATtctgaattattaattttcaaattatctaaattagTGATTGGTAtaggagatgatgaatgctatttcaattttcgaTTTATATAAGTTAGAATGAAATCAGGATTTTCCcaaatcaaacaaataaaaaaacTAACACTTGAAAATGATTCTTCTGAATCACTATCTTCTTTGTCGCTTGAAACGAAAGTagaatcatcattttcgtGAATATTAATTTCTCCAGTCCTATTCATCCAATATTTAAGTGtcatcattttgattgacaTCTTAAATTTACTCACATTATGTGtatatttcaataaaatcTTATTTTCTAAATGATGTAATAGGCTAATCGAAAAAAGTGGATTCTTCGAATCATAAGGGACGACAGTCTTCTTTGATATTATTGGGTTGCTGGTCAAGGGAAGACTTTTCGAGTCGTGGCAAATCTCACCAACGTATCATCAAATGAGGAATATGATTGTTTATTACGACTAAAACGTCATTTCTTGATTGTCGAAATGAAAGGATGTTCAAAGTGGAGGTTAGTCACCACTGTTTTTGCCACTAAGAGTAATGCGAAAAGAGGTGAGGATGCTCCTTATActtatcaattaatctATGCGAAAGTATTGTGAAGAGGCACTCATTGACTGCATTCACTCAATAGACTGTATCTGAAATCGTCTCATATGTTATGCATATCCAATGGTCATTATATctgatttatcaacatCGCACTCGTGTTACACCACAAGTTATCGAAAACATTGATTACCAATAAAATCTATGAGTTGGACATTCATATCCTCCTGGATTATTATCGACTATCAAGCAAACCCAAAGTGAATCAGCTAATGTATTTATGCCTCGAACTACAAGATGACTGCAAGAAGAATCGACGGTAACTCACGATATTCttgatgataatcttcAGCAGGATACCATTTACCAGCTTTAGTTATTTGAGTTACGATTGGTCTTCCTTTAAGACtacaattcaattcaattcaaacaTTTCAATTAGCTCAAATACCTTAATTGAACAAAGTATATAGGCTAGATGtatcaattaaagaattGAAGGGAAAAAAATTACTAACTATTTCTCTTGTACTTCTTCTGTAACTTTCttagctaattcttcttgttcagTAGAATGGAAGAAAATAGCACTTCTATATTGACTACCTCTATCTGGACCTTGTCTATCAACTGTCGTAGGATCATGTGTTCTATAAAAGAATTCTACAAGTTCGGCATAAGATACAGATCCAGTTGTATAAGTTAATTGAACTGCTTCTGCATGTCCTGTTGATCCACTGCATACTTGTCTATAAGCTAAAAGCGAGTAATAGGTTAATTTTTTGAAGCACCCAAGTACTTATTGACGGAGATATAAGAGTGACCTTACATGGATTTTCAGCTTGTCCACCTGTATATCCCGAAATAGCTTTAAATTGAGGTAAATGTCCATAATGTTTAGAAAAAAGATGTTCTGTTCCCCACTAAGAAACgtcaaaattaaaagttTTATTAGTTTtcaatcatatatatatatatatatatatatatagtcATCAGAAATCATGATAAAGACTTACGAAACATCCTGAAGCGAAAGTAGCATGTTCAACTATTACAGTCATATGCCTATCAGCCAAATTCGTATTCCATtggaaatgaagatgaccAAATAAGATCACGTCTTCCAATAACCAAATAGAGATTTATAACATCGAATCTACAAAATGGGGAAAAAGATTActcaccaccttcaccttgtTTAATATTTTCTCTACCTTTTATAGCAGTAGGTACagttggaggaggtggagaTTTAAGTGTCATTTTACTTGCAGAAtgagatgaaaaagaagctaaaaaatTTCGAATTGGTAACATGTACTTTATATCAAATGAGTATACCAATAAGATGGCTAAAACTGTTATAAATActgttgaagatttaatCTTGATTAATGTATGATAACCTTAcgattatttgatgatagagagtattgataaaatgatTACAGATCAACTAGTGGCGTAAAGTAAAATGACGATCGATTATGAAGCAATTCAACATTGCAATCCAAAGTGGAGGTAATTTACGAGATATAATAATTCGAATGTACTGTATACAACGGGTAATGAATTTGTATTGCACCATGCATACCAATTTGCTAATAAAAGCTATAAATGCATACATGTTTTATCAACAGGACTGCCTGTCAATACCACTAATCGATTCATGTCTATCTCTATATCTACTTAGACAGTGAAAAACACTTCTACTACATATAAAGGAAGCGCGAACACCAGTACAACTGAAAGTActtaattcaatcaatatattcTGAGTCCACGATCTTTATGATAtcccatttcttcttcttcataaCCAGTTGCACTTCTAGCTAAACATGGTTTTGCAATTTCCAAAATATTTGCTTTGTTCTGTTTATTTATAGATTTAGTAGGTGCAGAACCTCTTCTTAAAAGATTAACTCCATTTAATGGAATAGTATGATTATCTAAAGGAGGAGTTTTAGGTGGTATTTTAGCTATTTCTCCAGAAGATCGAATCATAGGTGTTGATTGGGGTTCATGTATATTACTTGAAGTTgcatttcttttcaatattgATCTAGTCGAACTTGATCTACAATCTAATTTAGGTGTAGGTAATGAATTCTTCCTAATTCCACCTTGAATTTGGGTTTGAGTTTGAACTTGTAAAGGTTCATTTGAAGTAGTAGTTTTAGTTGAAGCCGAAGgtaatttgaatgaattcGTTTTTTCCAATACTTTTTGAGAAGTAGATGCTGTATTAGGTAAAAAACCATAATCATCAGATTTCCAACctttttttgttgttgtagtTACTTCTACTGAACCTgaacctcttcttctacaaAGATCAAATGCTGAAGGTGATCTTGCAGCTGGTGGGACCtgaatagaagaagattttaatttaataggtggaggaggtgatCGATGTCTAGTGCATctatttgaagaaggtttagtattttcattaattgCAATTGATGTTTTACGTCCTCTCATAATTGGTTGATCAAAACAATCATCTGTTGAAGTCATATAATTTGGTTGAGAAGGTAttatatttgatcttctcttTGGAGTTGCAAGATAATCTTTATTCCATTCGATTGAGTTCCAACCAGACGGTCCAGCTTTATCACCAACAGTCGAATTAGCGAAGATACGATCTGCACCGTGATTTATagcattatcatcttcatcagaagtgaatccatcttcttcatcatcttcaacataACCTtgatcttcctcatcaCTTTCTTGTCCTGGAATAGGTAAAGGAGAATCAATCatataatcttcttcttcatcctcttcatcgtcatcatcttgatctttgtcttcatcatcatcttctttaatttccttttctacTTGTCCACGAATTTTACCCCAATTAGGTCTTACACAAGGACTTCTAGGTAATCTAGTACAAGCGTAAGAAGAGGTGGGTGAACATGATGTAGAAGCAGATCGAGAAGGAGGTCTACTAGGTCCAGCTCTTGGAGAAGAAACTGCAAAAGTTAAAATAGAAGGTCGCTTCCTAAGTGCAGGTGCTTTTCtgtcatcattttcttctagATTAAGTTTATTTATACCTAATCCGAAACCATTTGAAGAGAAATTATCTTCACTTGCAGAAGTCGAAATTGACATAGAAGCTGTATCTCTTCTTAAAATCGGTTTATTTCCTCCTTCACCGGAACTACTTCTACCTTGATTAAAGCTGCATTTACGATTACCATTGACGGTATCTTTAGCTACAATAGATGTAGATTGGAATAAACAGCTAATCAACGATGGTGATTGAATACTTGATCTCTTTGATTCAGAAGGTCCAGCCCAATCGGAAGAGAAAGCTTCCGAATCAGTTGAAGCTGTAGTGGAAGATGGAATTGGGACTTTACTAAATGAAAGGGTTTCGAATACTGGTGAAGGTGGGATTGAGTTATATCGTGATGAGGGTTGTGACGATCCGGCATGTTTCAGTTCTACAGTCTCGTCAAGAGGTGGAGTAGCTGATATAGGGGAAGTGACGAATAGAGATTGACCTGGTACAGGTGTACTTGAGGCTGGAGGGAAGATCAAAGGGGAAGAGGTGAATAATGGTTGAACGTGTGGTGACATTGCGAGAAAGTCTTTGCGATGTCGGCGATTGCAATTGAGCTGATGGTCGTATTTACTTATACTAATAAGGAAGTTTGGATTGTTGGGTAATCTCGTTTGAACGATCAATGATTA harbors:
- a CDS encoding peptide-methionine (S)-S-oxide reductase produces the protein MLPIRNFLASFSSHSASKMTLKSPPPPTVPTAIKGRENIKQGEGVEHATFASGCFWGTEHLFSKHYGHLPQFKAISGYTGGQAENPSYRQVCSGSTGHAEAVQLTYTTGSVSYAELVEFFYRTHDPTTVDRQGPDRGSQYRSAIFFHSTEQEELAKKVTEEVQEKYLKGRPIVTQITKAGKWYPAEDYHQEYLDNNPGGYECPTHRFYW